Genomic segment of Xanthomonas sp. DAR 35659:
TGGGAGCGCTGGTGGCGCTGATCGTGCTCTATCGCGCGCTGGATTGGGCCTGCGCCTGGGCGTGGATGGGCATCACCCGGTTGATCGGGCCGCATCCGCAGGTGGTGTGGGAGGCGATCGCCAACCAGCTCTCCGTCGTCCTCGGCACGCCCAGCGATCCTGGCGACGGCGTCCTCCCGCAGACGCTGAAGATCTGCCTGCTGGCGGCCACGCTGGAACGCTCCTTCCGCGTCGGGCGGAACTGGCACGCGTTGAAGTGATCGGATCGGCGCGCGAGCGCCGTTCGTGCGGCCTCGACCGAGCGTGCGAAGACCGGGCGCCGTTTCCGCGCAACCGGCTCGCCGCGGTTCGCGGGCTTCGTGCAAGGCTTGCATCGTCGATGGCTGGCGATGCCAGCCCACGAACAAAGAAGGTATTTGCGAAGTCGAATCCAGGCTTACGCCGCCACCGCCTTCACGGTGAACGTCATGGCGGTGGCGCGGAGAACGGAAGTCTCACCGCTTGCGGATGCATGGCAGGCACGCCCTGCCGCGGCGCGGACTCAGCTGGCGGCAGGCGCCTTGGTCTCGCCGGCCTTCACGTCGCCCGGCTGGCAGTCGCCCAGGCGCTTGCCGGCGATCTTCATGTGCGACTTGGTGGTCATGCCGCCCGGCAATCCGCTGACCGTGGTGTGCGACTCGGACGCGATCTCGGTGGCGCTGAAGGTGCCGGTCGTGGTGCCCTCGACCTTGATGTCGCCCATCGTGCAATGCAGCTTCGCGTCGACCTTGCCGTCCTTCATGGTGAAGGAGTCGTAGACGCAGTTCTGCTGCATCTGCGCGGCGTTGCCGAAGATGCTCGCGGGATCGTTGACCTGTTCCTCGGTCAGGCACACCTTGCTGCTGGTCGGCGGCATCTTCGGCATCGGCGGCATGTTGGACGAGCCGCCGGTGGCCTCGCTGCTGACCTGCTCGGCCCGCATTTCCCATTCGCCCGGCTGCAGCTTGCCGGCCTGCGCCTTGGCGACCTGGTCGACCGGGGCGTTGGACATCGAGACGCTTTCGCCGCCCTTGCTGCAGGCGGCGAGGAGCATGCATGCAGCGAGCGTTGCCGGCATGGTGTAACGCATGGACTTCTCCCTGGGTGATGTGAGGGCCGGAGCATACTGCATGGACGACGAAGGTCGCGTCGCTGCCGGATGACTCGGTTTCGGCCACGCGGCTGCCGCGTGCGGGGTGCGGTGGCGTGGCCGAGCGACATGGCGCGCCGGAGGTAGGGACTGGATCGCAGCGCCTGGTGGCGCGCCGACAGGCAGCGTATCCGCCCAAGTGTGGCGACGTTTCTTGGGGCATCGAAGCTGCCGACGCGAAGTGCGAGGAGCGCAGGCGATGCGGATTCCGGCCAGGAAGGCAGACAAAAAAAGCGGCCCGAAGGCCGCTTTCTGGTGTCGCCAGGAACCGCGCCCGCTCAGCCGGCGCGTTCCTTGTGCTCCTTGTCGTCGTCGCTCTCGCCGTCGTCATGCGCGCTGCGCGGCGGCTGGTGCTGGGCGACCGCGACCGGTGCATCCGCCGGCGGGGCGTCGAACAGGCCCTTGTCCGCGGTGTCGGCAGGCGCCGCTGCCGCGGTGTCCGCATCGTCGCTGGCAGCGACGTTCGAGGCCGGGGCTGTGGCGACCGGCGCGGACGCCGGCGTGGCCGGGGCGACGGCCGGTTCCTCGGGGAGGGCGTCCAGCAGCGTGGTCTGCACCGGCATGTAGGCCGGCTTGCTGGGCTCTTCCTGGGCGGCGGGCGACGTCGGCGCGGCATCCTGCCGCGGTTCGCTGACCGGCGTTGCGGGCAGCGGTGCCGCTGCCTCCACCGGTGCGGCGACGGTTTCCGTTCCGGCGGCCAGCGGCGTCGTGGCGACCGCGACGGGCCGCTCCACGATCGGCGTCGGCGCCGGCTGCAGGGCGTCCTCCACCGTCTTCGGCGGCGCCGACTCGGCGGGTGCCGCGACAGCGACGACCGATGCCGTGGCGGTGGGCGTTGCAGGCGCTGCATGGGTCTCCGCGACCGGTGCCGAGGCGGAGGACGCATGAGCGTCGGCCGCCTGCGTCGCCGTCGTTTCGGCTGGCGCGTCCTCCACCGAAGCCGGTGCGGCAACGGTCGGCGCGACCGCTACCACGGCAGCGGTGGCCGCCGGGGCGGCCTGCGCTGGCGCGCTGTCGTCCGCAGCCTGCGGCACGACGGCCGCAGCGGCGGCGGTGGGCGCATCGGTGGCGGCGGGACGCTCGGGCCGCGGCTCGCGCTTCTCGCGCCTTTCCCGTGGCGCCTGCTGCGGCTTGGCCGCGCTGGCTTCGCCCGGGGCGGCATCGTCGTCGAAATCGAACTCGGGCTGGCTGCGGCTCGGTGCCGAGGCGGTTTCGCCGTCGCCGTCGCCATCGCTGTCGCCGGCCTCCAGTTCGTTGTCGTCGAACGCCGCGCCTTCGCTGCCGGTGCCGGCTTCGCCATTGCCGCGGCGACGGCGGCGACCGCCGCGACGACCGCGCCGGCGGCGGCCGCCGGCCTCGCCGTTGGCGTCGTCGGCCTCGCCGTTCTCGCCGGCCGGGACCGCCTGCGCGGTCTCCGCGGCGCTCTCGCGTTCGTCGATGCCCGGTTGCGTCACCTGCGGCTGCGGCGCAGCCGGGGTGGCGGCGATGGCCTCGCTGGCCGGCGCCTCGTTGGCCGGGGACACGGCGGCGCCGACCACGGCGGCCGCGGCGATCGTGGTGGCGTCCTGCGCGACCGCGGCGGCCGGGGCCGCGACGGGCTTGCCTGCGGCCTCGTCCTGGCGCGGCTGGCGCTGCGGCCGGTCGCCCTGGGCGGCGGCCTGCGCCGGTTCCTGCTGCGGCTTGGGCTGGCGCGCCGGGTTCTGCGGTTGCTGCTGCTTGGGCGGCTTGGGTTGCTGCGCGGGCTGCTGCTGCGGCTTGGCCTGCTGCGGCTGCTCGTTGCGCGGCGGCTTGGCCGCGCCGTTCTGCTGGCCCTGCGGGTTGCCGCCGCCATTGCCCGGACGGCGCTCGTCGCGCCGCGCGTTGCCGCCATTGCCGCCGTTACCGCGCGCGGCATTGCCGCCCTGGCCGCCGTTGCGGTTGCCGTCGCGCCGCGCGTTGCGGTCGCCGCGGTCGTTGCGGTTGCGATTGCCGTCGTTGGCGCGCTGGCGCTGCGCCGGCTCGCTCGCGACGGGGGTCGGCGCCGGGGCGTCGCCGGCACCGAAGATCCGCTTCAGCCAGCCGACCACGCCGGTGGCCGGCGCCGCGACCGGCGCGGGCGCCGGGGCCTGCACCTGCACGGGGGCCGCCGCCGGTTCCGGGGTCTCGACCACCTCGCGCACCGGGGCCGGCTGCGAGTGCTTCACATTGGTCACCGCCGGCGCCGGGATGTTCAGTTGCGCCTTGGTCAGCGCGTGCACCGGCAGCTTGCGCGGGGTGTTGCGCTGGTAGCTGGGCTTGGCGCTTTCCTCGCCCAGCTCGTTCTCGCGCAGGCGGGTCACTTCGTAGTGCGGGGTGTGCAGTTGCTCGTCGGCGACGATGACGATCGGCGCGTCGTGGCGCTTCTCGATCTCGCTGAGCGCGCGGCGCTTCTCGTTGAGCAGGTAGTTGGCGATCTCCACCGGGGCCTGCACCAGCACCTGTCCGGTGTTCTCCTTCATCGCATGCTCTTCGGCGACGCGGATGATCGACAGCGACATCGACTCGACGCTGCGCATGCGGCCATGGCCGTCGCAACGCGGGCACACGATCTGGCTGGACTCGCCCAGCGACGGACGCAGGCGCTGGCGGCTCATCTCGAGCAGGCCGAAGCGCGAGATGCGGCCGATCTGCACCCGCGCACGGTCGTACTTGAGCGCGTTCTGCAGGCGGTTCTCGACCTCGCGCTGGTGCTTGTTGGAGGCCATGTCGATGAAGTCGATGACCACCAGGCCGCCCAGGTCGCGCAGGCGCAGCTGGCGCGCCACCTCTTCGGCGGCCTCCAGGTTGGTCTGGAACGCGGTGTCCTCGATGTCGCTGCCCTTGGTCGCGCGCGAGGAGTTGACGTCCACCGCGGTCAGCGCTTCGGTCTGGTCGACCACGATCGAGCCGCCGGAGGGCAGGCGCACGCTGCGCTCGTAGGCCGCCTCGATCTGCGATTCGATCTGGAAGCGGTTGAACAGCGGGATGTCGTCGGTGTAGTGCTTGAGCTTGCGCAGGCTCTGCGGCATCACCTGCTGCATGAACTCCTGGGCATCGCCGTACATCTCGGGGGTGTCGACCAGGATCTCGCCGATGTCGGCGCGCAGGTAGTCGCGCAGGGCGCGGATGATCAGCCGCGATTCCTGGTAGATCAGGAACGGCGCCGGCTTGGCCAGGGCGGCCTCGGCGATCGACTTCCACACCTGCAGCAGGTAGTCCAGGTCCCACTGCAGTTCTTCGGCATCGCGGCCGACGCCGGCGGTGCGGATGATCACGCCCATGTCGTCGGGGATGTTCAGCTTGTCCAGCGCTTCCTTCAGCGCGGCGCGGTCCTCGCCCTCGATCCGGCGCGAGACGCCGCCGGCGCTGGGCGAGTTCGGCATCAGCACCATGTAGCGGCCGGCCAGGGAGATGAACGTGGTCAGCGCGGCGCCCTTGTTGCCGCGTTCTTCCTTGTCCACCTGGACCACGACTTCCTGGCCCTCGCGCAGCAGTTCGCGGATCGTCGCCTTGTTGTGGTCGACGCCGGCCTGGAAGTAATCGCGGGAGATTTCCTTCAGCGGCAGGAAGCCGTGGCGCTCGCCGCCGTATTCGACGAAGGCGGCTTCGAGCGAGGGTTCGAGCCGGGTGATGCGGCCCTTGTAGATGTTGGACTTCTTCTGTTCCTTGGACGGCTGCTCGATGTCGATGTCGTACAGGGTCTGGCCGTCCACGATGGCCACACGCAGTTCTTCCGCCTGCGTGGCGTTGATCAGCATTCGCTTCATTGTTGCGTTCCTCGCGCTGCTACCGCGCGGAACGCCATGGGGTTTCGCTTCTGGTCACGCTTCGCCGCCCATCGCGCAGGCGCGGGGTGGGCGGCTTGGGTTTCCAGCGCTACGACACCACGGCGAACCGCGGGAGCGCTTGTTTCTTTTAGGTGGTTCAGGACCGGCGGCGACTCCAGCCAGGCTGGGCGCCGCACGGGGCATGTTCAGCGCGGACGCTTGTGGCATCCGGCGATGGCCGGGTAGGCCGGTGAGCCGCTAACATGGCCGCCCCGGGGGCGGTGGTCGCGCACTGTGCCGGAATCGTCGCAAGCCGGGCTTCTGGCCCTTAGCTAACTTCCAACGAAATCAAACCCTTATCTCGCCCCCCGAGTGTAACAGAATAAACTGCCTGATGACTTCTTCCCCGATCCCTCCCAAGCCGCGCGACGTCGCGACCAGCGCGGTGCGCATTCTCAAGGTCCCGGAAGACAGGGCTGGACAGCGTGTAGACAATTTCCTGCTCGGCGAGCTCAAGGGCGCCCCGCGCAGCCTGATCTACAAGCTGATGCGCAGCGGCCAGGTCCGTGTCAACGGCGGCCGCACCAAGGCCGAGCGCAAGCTGGAGGCGGGCGACGAGGTGCGCATCCCGCCGGTGCGGCTGGCCGAGGAGGGCGAGAAGACCGCGCCGCCGGAGGCGTTCATGGCCCGGCTGGAGGCGGCGATCGTCTACGAGGACGCGCGGCTGCTGGCGCTGAACAAGCCGTCCGGGGTCGCCAGCCATGGCGGCAGCGGGATCAGCTTCGGCGCGATCGAGACGCTGCGCGCCTTGCGCCCGAACCAGACCCTGGAACTGGTGCATCGCCTGGACCGCGACACCTCCGGGCTGCTGATCGTGGCCAAGAAGCGCTCGGCGCTGACCGAGATGCAGGCGCTGATGCGCGAGGACGACCGGGTCGAGGGCCGCGGCATCAGCAAGCGCTACCTGACCCTGCTGGTCGGGCGCATGCCCGACGGGGTGATGAGCGTGGACGCGCCGCTGCACATCGGCCTGCGCCAGGGCGGGGAGCGCCACGTGCAGGTGAACGCGGCCGGCAAGGAATCGCTGAGCCATTTCCGGGTGCTGGAGCGGCGCGGCGGACATTCCTATTGCGAGGTGCGGATCGAGACCGGCCGCACCCACCAGATCCGCGTGCATGCCCAGCACCTGGGCCATCCGGTCGCCGGCGACGACAAGTACGGCGATCCGGCGGTCAACAAACGCCTGCGCGAGCAGATCGGGCTCAAGCGCCTGTTCCTGCACGCCGCGTCGCTGGAGTTCACCCTGGACGGCGGCAAGACACCTTATCTATTGAACGCGCCGTTGGCCGATGAACTGGCCGAGGCGCTGAACCGTCTGGGCTGAGGCACCAGGCCGGAGGCGGCGTCGAACCGCCTCCGGCCCCCGCTTAGCTGTTGTGGTGATCGTGGTCGTGATGGCCGTCGTGGTGGGCGGGCGCCGGCCGCGACGGTGCCGGGCGTGGCTCGGCCGGCCGCGGGGCGGCCATGTGCGGAGGCGGGACGAAGCGGGCGACACGCTGCTCCTGGCGCGGCTCCGGCATCGGCGCGCGCATCGCCTCGCGCGGCATTTCCGGCGCGCGCGCCACGCGCTCGGGCGCTGGCGCATGCCAGGCCTGCGTACGCGGGGCCCCGGCCGGCATCGCCTGCCGGGGCGGCGGCGTCCGCGGCATTTCGCGTGCGAAGCCGTCGCGGGCGCCGCCGGCGGCGGGCTGCATGCCCGGGTCGGCGCCGTGCCGCGGCGGTTCGCCGAAGCGCGGCGCCGGCATGGTGCCGTGGTTGGCGACAGCCGCGCGCGGCATCGGCGTGGGCGTCAGTGACTGCGGCACCGGCCGGCCATGGAACTGCGGGACCGGCATCGACGGTGCCGTGCGCGGTGCGTTCGGCTGGGCCATCGCCAGCGTGCGTTGCGGCGCCGCGGCATGCGCGACGCCAGGCGGCAGCCGCGGATCGCGCGCCGCAGCCATGGCGGCCGGCATCCCCGGAGACGGCGGGCGCTGCGCGGGCGGCGCCATCGCCGCCACCGGGCGGCCGGCCTGCAGCATCTGGCTGGTGAAGTGCGGCATGGTCTGCGGCATCGCGTGCGGCGCGGTGCGTGCCGGCCCGAACGCCGCCGCCGGCGCGCGCGCGCCCATCGCCGCCGCGGCCATTGCGGCGCCCGGCGCATGCGTGGCGGCGAAGGCCTGCTGGTCACCCGGCCCGCCCATCGGTGCGGCCGGTGGCGGCGCGCCGCGGTAGTCGTTGTGCACGTAGCTGCGGTTGTCGTAGTGGTTGTTGATGATGGTGGTGCGCGGCGCGTACACGCTGTTGCGGTAGACCACGTAGTTGGGCGCCGACGGCGGCGCGTTCCAGTTCACCCCCCAGTTGTTCCAGCCCCAGCGGTGCCACGGCGGGGCCGGTTCCAGCCAGCCGAACACGCCGTGATGGTGGTGGTCGAGCGCGTCGCCGACCAGCACGCCGACGCCGAAGGAGATGATGCCGGCGGTGACCAGGTCGCCGCTGTCGTAGTAGGGGCGCGGCGGACGGTAGCGGTATTCGCGATAGACATTGACCGGCGCGCCGTAGACCACGTCGGGGTCGTAGCGCGGCACGTAGACCACGTCCGGCTGCGCCGGCTCGATCACGATGGTGCGGGTCGGCGGCGGCACCGCGTCGGCATAGGCCGGGGCCGGCTCCACCACGGTGCGTTGCAGCACCTGCACGCGCTGCTGCGGAGTGCTGCGCAGGTGGCCCTGCGCCTGCGCGCGCTGGCGCATGACCTGCACCGCGTCCAGCACCTGGTTGGGATCGTGGGCATAGGCGTCGCCCAGCGCGCGGGTCCAGTTGCCGTTGCCGGCCAGTTGATCGACCACGTCGGGGAAGGCGGTCAGCGCCTTGACGCTGGGATCCCAGGGTTGCGCCGCCGCGGCCTGCAGGCGGTTGCTGGCGGACAGGCTGCGGTTGTTGCGCAGCCAGTCCTGCGCGGACACCACCTGGTCCGGATACACCGAGGCGGCCAGCGTCTGCGCCAGCAGCTTGTCCGGGAACAGCGCGATCGGCGCCACCAGCTGATAGAGCTGGTCGGCGGTGGGCGGCACGTAGGGGGCAGGCGCGGGTGCCGCGGCGGGGGCGGGCGCATCGGCCTGCGCCGCGGGGGCCGGCGCGTCTTGTCGCTGGCAGGCGCCTAACGCCACCACGCTCAGGGCGGTGAACAGGGCAAGCCTGGCCGGGGGCAGGGAACGGAGATCCATGCGACACCTCTTCGACATGCATTGCTGACGATGCGCGCAGCATGCGCCGGCTTTCATGTCTCCCAGCTTTCTTGTTCGCCTCGCATAGCGCCGCGCTGGCATGCGTTCAGTCAGCGTACGTGTGGCGTCGCTGGCGCGCCCGGTTCACGGCGCGGTGGACACCCGGAACAGCACCAGGCTCAGCGCCAGCGTGGCCATGCCCGCCACCAGCCCGTACACGGTCTCGTGGCCCTTGGCATAGCGCTTGGCCGCGGGCAGCAACTCGTCCAGGGCCAGGAACACCATCACGCCGGCGATGACGCCGAACACCGTGCCGAAGATCGCCTCGGACAGGAAGCGCGACAGCGCGACGTAGCCGATGATGGCGCCGATCGGCTCGGCCAGGCCGGACAGCAGGCTGGCCGCGAACGCATAGGATTTGCGCCCAGTGGCGTAGTGCACCGGCACCGCGATGGCGATGCCCTCGGGGATGTTGTGCACGGCGATCGCGAAGGCCAGCGGCATGCCGACCGTGGGGCTTTCCAGCGTGGCGAAGAAGGTCGCCAGGCCTTCCGGAAAGTTGTGCGTGGTGATCGC
This window contains:
- a CDS encoding Rne/Rng family ribonuclease, with the translated sequence MKRMLINATQAEELRVAIVDGQTLYDIDIEQPSKEQKKSNIYKGRITRLEPSLEAAFVEYGGERHGFLPLKEISRDYFQAGVDHNKATIRELLREGQEVVVQVDKEERGNKGAALTTFISLAGRYMVLMPNSPSAGGVSRRIEGEDRAALKEALDKLNIPDDMGVIIRTAGVGRDAEELQWDLDYLLQVWKSIAEAALAKPAPFLIYQESRLIIRALRDYLRADIGEILVDTPEMYGDAQEFMQQVMPQSLRKLKHYTDDIPLFNRFQIESQIEAAYERSVRLPSGGSIVVDQTEALTAVDVNSSRATKGSDIEDTAFQTNLEAAEEVARQLRLRDLGGLVVIDFIDMASNKHQREVENRLQNALKYDRARVQIGRISRFGLLEMSRQRLRPSLGESSQIVCPRCDGHGRMRSVESMSLSIIRVAEEHAMKENTGQVLVQAPVEIANYLLNEKRRALSEIEKRHDAPIVIVADEQLHTPHYEVTRLRENELGEESAKPSYQRNTPRKLPVHALTKAQLNIPAPAVTNVKHSQPAPVREVVETPEPAAAPVQVQAPAPAPVAAPATGVVGWLKRIFGAGDAPAPTPVASEPAQRQRANDGNRNRNDRGDRNARRDGNRNGGQGGNAARGNGGNGGNARRDERRPGNGGGNPQGQQNGAAKPPRNEQPQQAKPQQQPAQQPKPPKQQQPQNPARQPKPQQEPAQAAAQGDRPQRQPRQDEAAGKPVAAPAAAVAQDATTIAAAAVVGAAVSPANEAPASEAIAATPAAPQPQVTQPGIDERESAAETAQAVPAGENGEADDANGEAGGRRRRGRRGGRRRRRGNGEAGTGSEGAAFDDNELEAGDSDGDGDGETASAPSRSQPEFDFDDDAAPGEASAAKPQQAPRERREKREPRPERPAATDAPTAAAAAVVPQAADDSAPAQAAPAATAAVVAVAPTVAAPASVEDAPAETTATQAADAHASSASAPVAETHAAPATPTATASVVAVAAPAESAPPKTVEDALQPAPTPIVERPVAVATTPLAAGTETVAAPVEAAAPLPATPVSEPRQDAAPTSPAAQEEPSKPAYMPVQTTLLDALPEEPAVAPATPASAPVATAPASNVAASDDADTAAAAPADTADKGLFDAPPADAPVAVAQHQPPRSAHDDGESDDDKEHKERAG
- the zupT gene encoding zinc transporter ZupT; translation: MLDIPLHNVWIALAVTLAAGLATALGSVLVLFTKGPNPRLLAFGLAFAGGAMVYVSLTEILGKAITAFSKAFDPNLGYAYATLAFLAGMALIVVIDRLVPNPHESLNARDPLFRDDNRAYVKRVGLLTAVAITTHNFPEGLATFFATLESPTVGMPLAFAIAVHNIPEGIAIAVPVHYATGRKSYAFAASLLSGLAEPIGAIIGYVALSRFLSEAIFGTVFGVIAGVMVFLALDELLPAAKRYAKGHETVYGLVAGMATLALSLVLFRVSTAP
- a CDS encoding DUF3617 domain-containing protein, whose amino-acid sequence is MRYTMPATLAACMLLAACSKGGESVSMSNAPVDQVAKAQAGKLQPGEWEMRAEQVSSEATGGSSNMPPMPKMPPTSSKVCLTEEQVNDPASIFGNAAQMQQNCVYDSFTMKDGKVDAKLHCTMGDIKVEGTTTGTFSATEIASESHTTVSGLPGGMTTKSHMKIAGKRLGDCQPGDVKAGETKAPAAS
- a CDS encoding DUF3300 domain-containing protein, which codes for MDLRSLPPARLALFTALSVVALGACQRQDAPAPAAQADAPAPAAAPAPAPYVPPTADQLYQLVAPIALFPDKLLAQTLAASVYPDQVVSAQDWLRNNRSLSASNRLQAAAAQPWDPSVKALTAFPDVVDQLAGNGNWTRALGDAYAHDPNQVLDAVQVMRQRAQAQGHLRSTPQQRVQVLQRTVVEPAPAYADAVPPPTRTIVIEPAQPDVVYVPRYDPDVVYGAPVNVYREYRYRPPRPYYDSGDLVTAGIISFGVGVLVGDALDHHHHGVFGWLEPAPPWHRWGWNNWGVNWNAPPSAPNYVVYRNSVYAPRTTIINNHYDNRSYVHNDYRGAPPPAAPMGGPGDQQAFAATHAPGAAMAAAAMGARAPAAAFGPARTAPHAMPQTMPHFTSQMLQAGRPVAAMAPPAQRPPSPGMPAAMAAARDPRLPPGVAHAAAPQRTLAMAQPNAPRTAPSMPVPQFHGRPVPQSLTPTPMPRAAVANHGTMPAPRFGEPPRHGADPGMQPAAGGARDGFAREMPRTPPPRQAMPAGAPRTQAWHAPAPERVARAPEMPREAMRAPMPEPRQEQRVARFVPPPHMAAPRPAEPRPAPSRPAPAHHDGHHDHDHHNS
- a CDS encoding RluA family pseudouridine synthase, yielding MTSSPIPPKPRDVATSAVRILKVPEDRAGQRVDNFLLGELKGAPRSLIYKLMRSGQVRVNGGRTKAERKLEAGDEVRIPPVRLAEEGEKTAPPEAFMARLEAAIVYEDARLLALNKPSGVASHGGSGISFGAIETLRALRPNQTLELVHRLDRDTSGLLIVAKKRSALTEMQALMREDDRVEGRGISKRYLTLLVGRMPDGVMSVDAPLHIGLRQGGERHVQVNAAGKESLSHFRVLERRGGHSYCEVRIETGRTHQIRVHAQHLGHPVAGDDKYGDPAVNKRLREQIGLKRLFLHAASLEFTLDGGKTPYLLNAPLADELAEALNRLG